The following proteins are encoded in a genomic region of Bosea beijingensis:
- a CDS encoding glucan biosynthesis protein, with product MSAPSRRAMLALLSGACMLANRSAHAQATAGSKKSFGYEDVVQQATALAKQPFDAESAKIPDELSNLTYDSYREIRFRRDKAFWRENGSDFRLLPFHLGFLHNKPVQVHIINHGNAIPIPFTTGLFEYGKVPVPKGLSPALGFAGFAVTTNLNDPKVQDEVISFLGASYFRLIGRGHRYGLSARSLALDVGGQGPEEFPFMRALWLEEPSRDTTELVIYALLDSPSVAGAFRYVVRPGRDTHMDVTATIIPRREIERIGIAPLTSMFQAGEGDLVQRTDFRPEIHDSDGLMLQSGGGEWIWRPIRNPKALRISSFGDKNPRGFGLMQRDRDFGSYQDLEARYDARPGYWVQPQGDWGEGRIDLIEIPTDNEAFDNIVACWTPGKPLPVGEAATFSYRISALSTTWHLHPYAQVQQSFNGSDIEDGVSEGKGTKRFIVDFAGGDLAYYQSEPDRLELVATTTAGAIATKILTFNPPLKGVRAIVDATLPDGQSAELRMFLRARNRTLSETWTATWSVPPGDTSRPQPPKSDAARN from the coding sequence TTGTCCGCACCGTCTCGTCGCGCGATGCTCGCCCTGCTCTCCGGCGCCTGCATGCTGGCGAACCGCTCCGCGCACGCCCAGGCGACCGCAGGATCCAAGAAAAGCTTCGGCTACGAGGATGTGGTCCAGCAGGCGACGGCCCTGGCGAAACAGCCTTTCGATGCCGAGAGCGCCAAGATTCCGGACGAGCTCTCGAACCTGACCTATGACAGCTATCGCGAAATCCGCTTTCGCCGCGACAAGGCGTTCTGGCGCGAGAACGGCTCGGATTTCCGCCTGCTGCCCTTCCATCTCGGCTTCCTGCACAACAAGCCGGTCCAGGTTCACATCATCAACCACGGCAACGCGATCCCGATCCCGTTCACGACAGGCCTGTTCGAATATGGCAAGGTGCCCGTCCCCAAGGGCCTCTCGCCGGCGCTGGGCTTCGCGGGTTTCGCGGTGACCACAAACCTGAACGATCCGAAGGTGCAGGACGAGGTCATCTCCTTCCTCGGCGCGAGCTATTTCCGGTTGATCGGCCGCGGGCACCGCTACGGGCTTTCGGCGCGTTCGCTGGCGCTGGATGTCGGCGGCCAGGGGCCGGAGGAATTCCCGTTCATGCGGGCGCTCTGGCTGGAGGAGCCGTCGCGGGACACGACCGAGCTCGTCATCTACGCCCTGCTCGACTCACCATCGGTCGCGGGAGCCTTCCGCTATGTCGTCCGCCCGGGCCGGGACACGCATATGGACGTCACGGCGACCATCATCCCGCGCCGTGAGATCGAGCGGATCGGCATCGCGCCGCTGACCTCGATGTTCCAGGCTGGCGAAGGCGATCTCGTGCAGCGGACAGATTTCCGCCCTGAAATCCACGATTCGGACGGGCTGATGCTGCAATCCGGCGGCGGAGAATGGATCTGGCGCCCCATACGCAATCCCAAGGCGCTGCGCATATCGAGCTTCGGCGACAAGAACCCGCGCGGCTTCGGACTGATGCAGCGCGACCGCGACTTCGGCAGCTATCAGGACCTCGAAGCGCGCTACGATGCGCGGCCCGGCTACTGGGTCCAGCCTCAGGGCGACTGGGGCGAAGGCCGGATCGACCTCATCGAGATACCGACGGATAACGAAGCCTTCGACAACATCGTCGCGTGCTGGACACCCGGCAAGCCCTTGCCCGTCGGAGAAGCCGCCACGTTCAGCTACCGCATCTCGGCACTGTCGACGACCTGGCACCTGCACCCCTATGCGCAGGTTCAGCAGAGCTTCAACGGCTCGGATATCGAGGACGGCGTCTCCGAGGGCAAGGGCACGAAACGCTTCATCGTCGATTTCGCCGGCGGCGACCTTGCCTATTACCAGAGCGAGCCCGACCGCCTGGAGCTCGTCGCGACGACGACCGCCGGCGCGATCGCCACGAAGATCCTGACATTCAATCCGCCGTTGAAAGGCGTGCGTGCCATCGTCGACGCGACGCTGCCGGACGGACAGTCGGCGGAGCTACGTATGTTCCTGAGGGCGCGCAACCGCACCTTGAGCGAGACCTGGACGGCGACCTGGTCGGTTCCGCCTGGCGACACTTCACGACCGCAACCGCCGAAGAGCGATGCGGCACGCAATTGA
- a CDS encoding PleD family two-component system response regulator produces MTARVLVVDDIPANVKLLEAKLSAEYFGVVTATNGRDAIALCERGEVDIVLLDVMMPGMNGFEVCRRLKGAPSTAHIPVVIVTTLDQPRDRLQGLDAGADDFLTKPLDDTALFARVRSLARLKAMTDELRSRAVASVRLGIADPLATAAAETGLNGRILVIEDRPSAADRVRSALSAFHVVEVESDAQQAVMRAAEGDFDAVVVSLGLQGQDGLRLCSQLRSLERTRDISVLLMGETEDRERILRGLEIGAHDFLVRPIDRNELLARVRTQVRRKRFTERLRDSVQSSMEMAVMDQLTGLHNRRFMDNRLAVMFDESALRARSLSLLVLDIDHFKSVNDSWGHDAGDEVLREFADRVRACTRGIDLVARMGGEEVVVVLPDTGRDAAYRVAERIRERVESAPFAVQNNTRDIKVTVSVGVSNRRAGDASSAEMMKRADDALYRAKASGRNRVIVASAA; encoded by the coding sequence ATGACCGCCCGCGTCCTCGTCGTCGACGACATCCCCGCGAATGTGAAGCTGCTCGAAGCCAAGCTCTCGGCAGAGTATTTCGGCGTGGTCACGGCGACGAACGGGCGTGATGCGATCGCGCTCTGCGAGCGTGGCGAGGTCGATATCGTCCTGCTCGATGTGATGATGCCAGGGATGAACGGCTTCGAGGTCTGCCGGCGTCTGAAGGGGGCTCCGTCGACCGCGCATATTCCGGTGGTGATCGTCACCACGCTCGACCAGCCGCGCGACCGCCTGCAGGGCCTCGATGCCGGCGCCGACGATTTCCTGACCAAGCCGCTCGACGATACCGCACTCTTCGCCCGCGTGCGCAGCCTCGCCCGGCTGAAGGCGATGACCGACGAATTGCGCAGCCGCGCTGTCGCTTCCGTTCGGCTGGGCATTGCCGATCCGCTGGCGACGGCGGCGGCAGAAACCGGATTGAACGGCCGCATTCTCGTGATCGAGGATCGCCCGAGCGCCGCAGACAGGGTGCGGAGCGCACTGTCTGCCTTCCATGTGGTGGAGGTCGAGAGCGATGCCCAGCAGGCGGTGATGCGCGCCGCCGAGGGGGATTTCGACGCCGTCGTCGTCAGCCTGGGCCTACAAGGCCAGGACGGCCTGCGCTTGTGCAGCCAGTTGCGCTCGCTGGAGCGGACGCGCGACATCTCGGTGCTGCTGATGGGCGAGACCGAGGATCGCGAGCGCATCCTGCGCGGCCTGGAGATCGGCGCGCATGACTTCCTCGTCCGCCCGATCGATCGCAACGAGTTGCTGGCGCGGGTGCGCACCCAGGTACGGCGCAAGCGCTTCACCGAGCGGCTGCGCGACAGCGTGCAGTCCTCGATGGAAATGGCGGTGATGGACCAGCTCACCGGGCTGCATAACCGCCGCTTCATGGACAACCGGCTCGCGGTGATGTTCGACGAATCGGCGTTGCGCGCCCGCTCGCTCTCGCTGCTCGTGCTCGACATCGATCATTTCAAGTCGGTCAACGATAGCTGGGGCCATGATGCAGGTGACGAGGTCCTGCGCGAATTCGCCGACAGGGTCCGCGCCTGTACGCGCGGCATCGATCTCGTCGCGCGCATGGGTGGCGAGGAGGTCGTCGTCGTGCTGCCCGATACCGGGCGCGATGCCGCCTATCGCGTGGCCGAGCGCATTCGCGAGCGGGTCGAGAGCGCGCCTTTCGCCGTCCAGAACAACACGCGCGACATCAAGGTCACCGTTTCGGTCGGCGTCTCCAACCGGCGCGCCGGCGATGCCTCTTCCGCCGAGATGATGAAGCGCGCGGATGATGCGCTCTACCGGGCCAAGGCCAGCGGCCGCAATCGCGTGATCGTCGCCAGCGCGGCGTAA
- a CDS encoding response regulator, with translation MKTVLIVEDNELNMKLFNDLLEAHGYATLKTSDGIEAIELARTHHPALILMDIQLPEVSGLEVTKWIKEDDDLKAIPVVAVTAFAMKGDEERIREGGCEAYLSKPISVAKFLETVRTYAGAA, from the coding sequence ATGAAGACGGTTCTGATCGTCGAAGACAATGAGCTCAACATGAAGCTCTTCAACGATCTGCTCGAAGCCCATGGCTATGCGACGCTGAAGACGTCGGATGGCATCGAGGCGATCGAGCTGGCGCGGACGCATCATCCGGCGCTGATCCTGATGGATATCCAGCTTCCGGAGGTCTCCGGGCTCGAGGTCACCAAATGGATCAAGGAAGATGACGACCTGAAGGCGATTCCTGTCGTCGCGGTCACGGCCTTCGCGATGAAGGGCGACGAGGAGCGGATCCGGGAAGGCGGCTGCGAGGCCTATCTCTCCAAGCCGATCTCGGTCGCCAAGTTCCTGGAGACCGTCCGTACCTATGCCGGCGCGGCCTGA
- a CDS encoding DUF3572 domain-containing protein — translation MIRRPTTDEAEALALQALAFLASEPERIEPFLSVTGLNPANLRQAAGEPGFLAALLDHIGSSDSLLLEFAGNLRLNPEIVADARRVLAGPEPDDFS, via the coding sequence ATGATCCGACGACCGACCACCGACGAGGCCGAGGCGCTCGCGCTCCAGGCCCTAGCCTTCCTGGCCTCCGAACCCGAGCGGATCGAGCCCTTTCTGAGCGTGACCGGCCTCAACCCGGCCAATCTGCGCCAGGCAGCCGGCGAACCCGGCTTCCTCGCCGCCCTGCTCGACCATATCGGCTCGAGCGATTCGCTCCTGCTGGAGTTTGCCGGAAATTTAAGGCTGAATCCCGAAATCGTCGCCGATGCCAGGCGCGTCCTCGCCGGGCCGGAGCCGGACGACTTCTCTTGA
- a CDS encoding DNA polymerase IV, giving the protein MSTGAPSPRWLCRDCLADHDASGPMKRCPACGSPRLLSHIERDSLSLAHIDCDAFYATIEKRDDPSLQDKPVIVGGGKRGVVSTCCYIARTYGVRSAMPMFKALKACPEAVVVKPNMAKYVAVGRQVRQLMRELTPLVEPLSIDEAFLDLSGTERLHHASPAVTLARFARHVEAELGITISVGLSYAKFLAKVASDLDKPRGFSIIGRGEAIAFLSTKPISLIPGMGPAGVARLAEGGFKLIGDLREAPVDKLFKLAGKDGPRLKNLANGIDPRQVTPERETKSVSSETTLDVDLARFEELEPILWRLCEKTSKRLKAQELAGRTITLKLKTADFQIITRAARLPEPTQLAARLFTAGRDLLKRECNGAHYRLIGIGASDFSPPEAADHGDLADTATPRLKAMEGALDKLRARFGDEAIGKGLSLRLPQRRASEPVISRKAPEEEDPDA; this is encoded by the coding sequence TTGAGCACGGGCGCGCCCTCGCCGCGCTGGCTCTGCCGCGATTGCCTCGCGGATCACGACGCATCCGGGCCGATGAAGCGCTGCCCGGCCTGTGGCTCGCCGCGGCTGCTCAGCCATATCGAGCGCGACAGCTTGAGCCTCGCCCATATCGACTGCGACGCCTTCTACGCCACGATCGAGAAGCGCGACGATCCGAGCCTGCAGGACAAGCCGGTGATCGTCGGCGGCGGCAAGCGCGGCGTGGTCTCCACCTGCTGCTATATCGCCCGCACCTATGGCGTGCGCTCGGCCATGCCGATGTTCAAGGCGCTGAAGGCCTGCCCCGAGGCTGTCGTCGTCAAGCCGAACATGGCGAAATACGTCGCGGTCGGCCGCCAGGTCCGCCAGCTCATGCGGGAGCTCACGCCGCTGGTCGAACCGCTCTCGATCGACGAGGCCTTCCTCGACCTCTCCGGCACCGAACGCCTCCACCATGCCAGCCCCGCGGTGACGCTGGCCCGCTTCGCCCGGCATGTCGAGGCCGAGCTCGGCATCACCATTTCGGTCGGGCTGTCCTATGCCAAGTTCCTGGCCAAGGTCGCCTCCGATCTCGACAAGCCCCGCGGCTTCTCGATCATCGGGCGGGGCGAGGCGATAGCCTTCCTCTCGACCAAGCCGATCAGCCTCATCCCCGGCATGGGCCCGGCCGGCGTCGCGAGGCTGGCGGAAGGCGGCTTCAAGCTGATCGGCGACCTGCGCGAGGCCCCGGTCGACAAGCTCTTCAAACTCGCCGGCAAGGACGGCCCGCGCCTCAAGAACCTCGCCAACGGCATCGACCCCCGCCAGGTCACGCCGGAACGCGAGACCAAGAGCGTCTCGAGCGAGACGACGCTCGATGTCGATCTCGCCCGCTTCGAGGAGCTGGAGCCGATCCTGTGGCGGCTCTGCGAGAAGACCTCGAAAAGGCTGAAGGCGCAGGAGCTTGCGGGCCGGACCATCACCCTGAAATTGAAGACGGCCGATTTCCAGATCATCACCCGTGCCGCCCGCCTGCCGGAGCCGACGCAGCTCGCCGCGCGCCTCTTCACCGCGGGGCGCGATCTGCTGAAGCGCGAATGCAATGGCGCGCATTATCGCCTGATCGGCATCGGCGCGAGCGACTTCAGCCCGCCGGAAGCCGCCGACCATGGCGACCTCGCCGATACCGCGACGCCGCGCCTGAAGGCGATGGAAGGCGCGCTCGACAAATTGCGCGCCCGCTTCGGCGATGAGGCGATCGGCAAGGGCCTGAGCCTTCGCCTGCCCCAGCGCCGCGCTTCGGAGCCGGTTATTTCGCGCAAGGCTCCTGAGGAAGAAGATCCAGACGCGTGA
- a CDS encoding cell envelope integrity EipB family protein gives MNGTISKLATQASGVLAGALVLAAMPAWAQAASERVVLAPHRAVYDLVLDSTKPSGNIETAKGRIAFEFTGDACEGYALSFRQVTQLGTESGPRLIDARTTSFEAGDGANYRFKTESSTSGAKPDTVDGTAQKSGSGYEVKLRQPKAETHREASDALFPNAQMKAVIQAARAGQKTLSVRLYDGANSGKEVYDTLSIIGKRIEAEPSEKPLQRPEFGKMARWPVTISYFKAGSGESTPAYSISFELYENGVTGAIRLDYGSFSLRGTLTRLDLLPQEPCAK, from the coding sequence ATGAACGGAACAATCTCGAAGCTCGCGACCCAGGCGAGCGGGGTTTTGGCTGGGGCGCTGGTTCTGGCCGCTATGCCGGCCTGGGCGCAGGCCGCGTCGGAGCGGGTGGTGCTGGCGCCGCATCGCGCGGTCTACGATCTCGTGCTCGACAGCACCAAGCCGTCCGGCAATATCGAGACGGCGAAGGGCCGCATCGCCTTCGAGTTCACCGGCGATGCCTGCGAGGGCTACGCCTTGTCCTTCCGGCAGGTGACGCAGCTCGGCACCGAATCCGGGCCGCGCCTGATCGACGCCCGCACCACCAGCTTCGAGGCCGGAGACGGCGCGAATTATCGCTTCAAGACCGAAAGCTCCACCAGCGGCGCCAAGCCGGACACGGTCGACGGCACCGCGCAGAAGAGCGGCAGCGGCTACGAGGTGAAGCTGCGCCAGCCCAAGGCCGAGACGCATCGCGAGGCGAGCGACGCCCTCTTCCCGAATGCACAGATGAAGGCGGTGATCCAGGCGGCGCGCGCCGGCCAGAAGACGCTGAGCGTCAGGCTCTATGACGGCGCGAATTCGGGCAAAGAGGTTTATGACACGCTCTCGATCATCGGGAAGCGGATCGAGGCCGAGCCTTCCGAGAAGCCGTTGCAGCGCCCGGAATTCGGGAAGATGGCGCGTTGGCCGGTGACGATCTCGTATTTCAAGGCGGGCTCCGGCGAATCGACGCCGGCCTACAGCATCAGTTTCGAGCTCTACGAGAATGGCGTCACCGGCGCGATCCGGCTCGACTACGGATCTTTCTCGTTGCGTGGCACGCTCACGCGTCTGGATCTTCTTCCTCAGGAGCCTTGCGCGAAATAA
- a CDS encoding RidA family protein, protein MNAADTRLAELGITLPSPAAPIANYVPYVITGNLLVISGQICFGLDGKLADKHKGKLGAEIFNEAGLEAARLCAINVLAQAKAALGGDLGRIVRCVRLGGFINATPHFAALPAIMNGASDLMVEVLGDKGRHARSTVGVAELPADAAVEVEAMFEIA, encoded by the coding sequence ATGAACGCCGCCGATACCCGCCTCGCCGAACTCGGCATCACCCTGCCGTCCCCGGCCGCGCCCATCGCCAACTATGTGCCCTATGTGATCACCGGCAACCTGCTGGTCATCTCGGGCCAGATCTGCTTCGGGCTGGATGGCAAGCTCGCCGACAAGCACAAGGGCAAGCTCGGCGCCGAGATCTTCAACGAAGCCGGCCTCGAAGCCGCGCGCCTTTGCGCCATCAACGTTCTCGCCCAGGCCAAGGCCGCGCTCGGCGGCGATCTCGGCCGCATCGTGCGCTGCGTCCGTCTCGGCGGCTTCATCAATGCGACCCCGCATTTCGCCGCGCTGCCGGCGATCATGAACGGCGCGTCCGACCTGATGGTCGAAGTGCTCGGCGACAAGGGTCGCCATGCCCGCTCGACCGTCGGCGTCGCCGAATTGCCGGCCGATGCCGCCGTCGAGGTCGAAGCGATGTTCGAGATCGCCTGA
- a CDS encoding glycerophosphodiester phosphodiesterase family protein — protein MSAGMLKDAGRPDLGWLVAKPIAHRGLHDLAAGVIENSPSAATAAIAGGFGIECDVQLTADGEAVVFHDFVLDRLTGETGGVVARKAAELGAITLKGSSDPILTLSAFLDLIGGRVPLVIEIKSRFDGDLTLTKRTVEVVAGYKNHPIVIKSFDPAIVTALRELAPEIPRGIVAMNAYDYGDYDKLSAERKHALANLLHFTESRPDFISWKVTDLDSAAPYLCRNAMGLPLMSWTVRTPEERERAAAMADQMVFEGFRP, from the coding sequence ATGTCCGCAGGGATGCTCAAGGATGCCGGCCGGCCCGATCTGGGCTGGCTGGTGGCGAAGCCGATCGCCCATCGCGGCCTGCATGATCTCGCCGCCGGCGTGATCGAGAACAGCCCCTCCGCCGCCACGGCGGCGATCGCCGGCGGCTTCGGCATCGAATGCGACGTCCAGCTCACCGCCGATGGCGAGGCTGTCGTCTTCCATGATTTCGTGCTCGACCGCTTGACCGGCGAGACCGGCGGCGTCGTCGCGCGCAAGGCGGCGGAACTCGGCGCGATCACGCTGAAGGGCTCGAGCGATCCAATCCTGACGCTCTCGGCCTTCCTCGACCTGATCGGCGGGCGCGTGCCGCTCGTGATCGAGATCAAGAGTCGCTTCGACGGCGATCTGACCCTGACCAAGCGGACCGTGGAGGTCGTCGCAGGCTACAAGAACCATCCGATCGTGATCAAATCCTTCGATCCCGCGATCGTGACGGCCCTGCGCGAGCTCGCACCGGAGATTCCGCGCGGCATCGTGGCGATGAACGCCTATGATTACGGCGACTACGACAAGCTCTCGGCCGAACGGAAGCATGCCCTCGCCAATCTCCTGCACTTCACCGAGAGCCGGCCGGACTTCATCTCCTGGAAGGTCACCGATCTCGACAGCGCCGCGCCCTATCTCTGCCGCAACGCGATGGGCCTGCCGCTGATGAGCTGGACGGTGCGCACACCGGAAGAGCGAGAGCGGGCCGCGGCCATGGCCGACCAGATGGTCTTCGAGGGCTTTCGCCCTTGA